A region of Allocoleopsis franciscana PCC 7113 DNA encodes the following proteins:
- a CDS encoding homogentisate phytyltransferase, with amino-acid sequence MSQISSPTSTHSPIKLFEQPSQWLYAFWKFSRPHTIIGTSLSVLALYLITVTTTNSQVTLESIEQLLGALLSCLCGNVYIVGLNQLEDVEIDQINKPHLPVAAGEFSRRQAQIIVAVTGILALLLAGLLGTWLFLMVSISLAIGTAYSLPPIRLKRFPFWAALCIFSVRGAIVNLGLFLHFSNCLLGTVLFPTAPVWVLTLFIVVFTFAIAIFKDIPDIEGDKQYNITTFTIKLGQQAVFNLARWVITVCYLGMLIAGIFWLSASVNPIVLGVSHLVLLGILWWRSRNVDLQDKIAIAQFYQFIWKLFFLEYLIFPAACLL; translated from the coding sequence ATGAGCCAAATTTCTTCTCCAACATCTACCCATTCTCCCATTAAACTGTTTGAACAACCCAGTCAATGGCTCTACGCCTTTTGGAAATTCTCGCGCCCTCACACGATTATTGGCACCAGCCTGAGTGTTTTGGCGTTGTATCTGATTACTGTGACAACCACTAATAGCCAAGTCACATTGGAAAGTATAGAGCAACTGCTGGGAGCGTTGCTGTCCTGTTTGTGCGGTAATGTCTACATTGTTGGACTCAATCAACTAGAAGATGTAGAAATTGACCAAATTAATAAACCCCATCTTCCAGTTGCTGCCGGTGAATTTTCGCGGCGACAAGCTCAAATTATTGTCGCTGTAACGGGTATCCTCGCATTACTATTAGCAGGTTTACTAGGGACATGGTTGTTCTTGATGGTGAGTATTAGTTTAGCCATTGGAACAGCGTATTCGCTCCCACCAATCCGATTGAAGCGATTTCCCTTTTGGGCAGCATTATGTATTTTTTCAGTTAGGGGAGCTATTGTTAATTTAGGGCTGTTTTTGCACTTTAGCAATTGTTTATTAGGGACTGTTCTGTTTCCCACTGCACCCGTGTGGGTGCTAACCTTATTTATTGTGGTATTTACCTTTGCGATCGCGATTTTCAAAGATATTCCCGATATAGAAGGTGACAAGCAGTACAACATCACTACATTTACGATCAAACTGGGTCAACAAGCAGTGTTTAATTTGGCTCGTTGGGTAATAACCGTATGTTATCTAGGGATGCTCATTGCCGGAATATTTTGGCTATCGGCTTCTGTTAATCCAATTGTTTTGGGTGTTAGTCATCTAGTATTGTTGGGTATCTTGTGGTGGCGGAGTCGGAATGTAGACTTGCAAGATAAAATCGCGATCGCACAGTTTTATCAATTTATCTGGAAACTCTTCTTCCTAGAATATTTAATCTTTCCCGCCGCCTGTTTATTATAA
- a CDS encoding AraC family transcriptional regulator: protein MSSSEPPVHLHLLSSFESGWDGLNLIYELEPADEMAETHLRQHFILIALDDFRATYLLDGRWKQVDYAQGEIAIIPATQSLPKTQVDREVPLLELFLEPTTLTRAACESVNPDKVELVPQWQIHDPLIQHMGLALKAELEAGGTDSRLYAESMATALSAHLLRRYCSHPQKIKDYTGGLPNYKLRQAVSYINEHLDQNLTLAEIAAAVRMSPNYFASLFKQSTGFTPHQYVMKCRIEKAKQLLRHQELALVEICQEVGFASQSHFTRVFRQHTKTTPKAYRKAL from the coding sequence GTGTCCAGCAGCGAACCGCCTGTACACTTACACCTCCTCTCCAGCTTCGAGTCAGGATGGGATGGCTTGAACCTCATCTATGAGCTAGAACCCGCTGACGAAATGGCTGAAACTCACCTCCGTCAGCACTTTATTCTGATTGCTCTGGATGATTTTCGTGCCACCTATCTACTTGATGGACGTTGGAAACAGGTAGATTACGCTCAGGGGGAGATTGCCATTATCCCCGCTACCCAATCCCTACCCAAGACACAAGTCGATCGCGAAGTGCCATTACTCGAACTGTTTCTCGAACCTACCACACTTACCCGTGCGGCTTGTGAATCGGTGAATCCAGATAAAGTCGAGTTAGTACCGCAATGGCAGATACACGATCCCTTAATTCAGCACATGGGATTGGCACTGAAGGCGGAGTTAGAAGCTGGGGGTACCGACAGTCGGCTTTACGCGGAGTCTATGGCAACAGCACTATCGGCGCATTTACTCAGGCGATACTGTTCCCACCCACAGAAGATTAAAGACTATACAGGTGGATTGCCCAACTATAAGCTAAGGCAAGCGGTAAGCTACATCAACGAGCATTTAGACCAAAATTTGACGCTGGCTGAAATTGCTGCTGCCGTGCGGATGAGTCCGAATTACTTTGCCAGTTTATTCAAACAATCTACAGGATTTACACCGCATCAGTACGTGATGAAATGCCGGATTGAGAAAGCCAAGCAGTTGCTGCGCCATCAAGAATTAGCGCTTGTGGAAATCTGTCAGGAAGTGGGTTTTGCGAGTCAAAGTCATTTCACGAGGGTGTTTCGCCAACATACTAAAACGACACCTAAAGCATACAGAAAAGCTCTGTGA
- a CDS encoding XisI protein yields MDRVEQYRGYIKQLLTEYASYKSLNKTIERQFVCDTENDHYQIVNMGWDGHRRIYGCTIHIDIKNGKIWIQHNMTEIDLAQELVSLGVPKEDIVLGFHSPFMRQFTDYAVS; encoded by the coding sequence ATGGATCGAGTAGAACAATACCGAGGCTATATCAAACAACTCCTAACAGAATATGCCAGCTATAAGTCCCTGAACAAAACAATCGAGCGGCAATTTGTTTGTGATACCGAAAACGACCACTATCAAATTGTCAACATGGGTTGGGACGGGCATCGCCGCATCTATGGCTGTACTATCCACATTGATATCAAAAATGGCAAGATCTGGATTCAGCACAACATGACCGAAATCGACCTAGCCCAAGAATTAGTCAGCCTCGGTGTTCCCAAAGAAGATATAGTGCTTGGGTTTCATTCGCCCTTCATGCGACAGTTTACCGACTATGCAGTTAGCTGA
- a CDS encoding TolC family protein — MPKSLNPASKRPNPRDYLPFPRISIFISTVLGMLIAVVGTAWTFTLAFKPQPAPKASVNDKIALKSPILEPTLSQPFTPRLKPTHPPIAEETPAQHPASYPVAFKPLTRTSPPTPSSSSLKLRLQGEGSHLTCLLECHWVSNAENAPLAVYPFLSQETGLNSVQMLQNLPTQHQEIAPIQTQKTQQTQPIADNPLTENQPKPVAKSRAIKLTLSDVVILALENNRPIKNAYLERIAQKQELAVAEDKFSPDFTPTVSISIAQLGTNRRTTDADLGIGATVSVKVPTGGELSFRWATNGQTVSQNGLNLDINDDPFSQNLQLSFNQPLLRGFGVNVNRASVDIARLTEQVNILDLKSTLSNTITEAILAYRELIRAQEQLKIAQISLQRAEESLANNRILIESGRLAPVDIVQSETEVARRQVSLIEAENNLEAARLRLVNIVDIEPTAVIVATDSLIAPAVSLNSDNLRQLAFENQPDYLKAQLDLERTKLALLQAENNRLWDLNLNTSYGYASNNTSDVRIGLGLSRQIGDLTVERDFQRRLVNQIQAENTLTEQRESLDIQLIDRIRNVNLSFAQVELAKKVTESSEKQLEIAREKQRLGRDITVFELIRLQDDLVQARNVELNAIINYLNALTRLDQTLGTTLDTWQVKIDRQ; from the coding sequence ATGCCAAAATCCCTCAACCCAGCCTCTAAACGTCCCAACCCACGAGATTATCTGCCTTTTCCCCGCATCAGCATTTTTATTTCCACAGTCCTCGGTATGCTCATCGCCGTTGTCGGCACCGCTTGGACATTCACCCTCGCGTTTAAACCTCAGCCAGCACCCAAAGCTTCTGTCAACGACAAAATAGCCCTCAAATCACCCATCCTTGAGCCAACTTTGTCACAGCCTTTCACCCCTAGGCTGAAGCCAACCCATCCACCGATTGCTGAAGAAACACCAGCGCAGCATCCCGCCTCATACCCAGTTGCGTTCAAACCGCTAACCAGAACCTCACCCCCAACCCCTTCCTCATCCTCACTAAAGCTTCGGCTACAAGGAGAGGGGAGTCATTTAACTTGCCTCTTGGAATGCCACTGGGTATCAAATGCCGAGAACGCCCCTTTGGCAGTCTACCCATTTCTGAGCCAAGAGACGGGGTTGAACTCAGTTCAGATGTTACAAAACCTCCCCACCCAACACCAGGAAATCGCTCCCATTCAAACCCAGAAAACACAACAAACCCAGCCCATTGCTGACAACCCATTAACCGAAAATCAACCCAAACCTGTAGCGAAATCGCGTGCCATTAAACTCACTCTTTCGGATGTTGTCATTCTGGCTTTAGAGAACAATCGACCGATTAAAAATGCCTACCTCGAACGAATTGCCCAAAAACAAGAACTAGCTGTAGCAGAAGATAAATTTTCTCCTGATTTCACTCCTACCGTGTCCATATCTATTGCACAATTAGGCACAAATCGCAGGACAACCGATGCAGACTTAGGAATCGGGGCAACGGTTTCTGTAAAAGTTCCGACAGGAGGAGAGCTGAGTTTTCGTTGGGCAACCAATGGTCAGACGGTATCTCAAAATGGCCTGAATCTTGATATCAATGATGACCCTTTCAGTCAAAATCTACAGCTCAGTTTTAACCAACCTTTATTAAGGGGTTTTGGAGTGAACGTAAATAGAGCTTCGGTTGATATTGCTCGATTGACGGAACAGGTTAATATCTTGGATTTAAAATCTACCCTAAGTAACACGATTACAGAAGCCATCCTCGCTTATCGTGAATTAATTCGGGCACAGGAACAGCTAAAAATTGCTCAAATTTCCCTACAAAGAGCAGAAGAATCATTAGCTAATAACCGAATTTTAATTGAGTCCGGTAGACTCGCCCCCGTTGATATTGTTCAAAGTGAAACTGAGGTGGCGAGGAGACAAGTCAGTTTGATAGAAGCTGAAAACAACCTTGAAGCCGCTAGATTACGCCTAGTGAATATTGTTGATATTGAGCCAACGGCTGTCATTGTAGCTACTGACTCCTTGATTGCACCTGCCGTTTCTCTCAATTCAGACAATCTCAGGCAATTAGCGTTTGAAAATCAACCGGATTATTTGAAGGCACAGTTAGATTTAGAAAGAACTAAATTGGCCTTATTGCAAGCGGAGAATAACCGACTTTGGGATTTAAACCTGAATACCAGTTACGGTTATGCTTCTAACAACACCAGCGATGTCCGAATCGGATTAGGGTTGAGCCGTCAAATTGGTGATTTAACAGTAGAACGAGATTTTCAACGCCGTTTAGTCAACCAAATCCAAGCCGAAAATACTCTCACGGAGCAACGTGAGAGTTTAGATATTCAGTTAATAGATAGGATTAGAAATGTTAATCTGAGTTTCGCTCAGGTAGAACTGGCTAAAAAAGTCACAGAGTCCTCGGAAAAGCAACTAGAAATTGCACGAGAAAAACAAAGATTAGGGAGAGATATTACCGTTTTTGAGTTAATCCGACTTCAGGATGATTTAGTCCAAGCCAGAAATGTAGAACTTAATGCAATTATTAACTACCTTAATGCTTTAACCCGATTAGATCAGACTCTAGGCACAACCTTAGACACCTGGCAAGTAAAGATTGATAGACAATAA
- a CDS encoding WD40 repeat domain-containing protein, with product MTQPNLLELAKQGNPKAIAALMNRQLQPKGITAKAGMKNGCLQIMLESAQVPNQQALVTLIRKAVMSLKAESVKKVKIYGRQTGEEFPAWDQEFDVIAQSVSLATPVVATSVSQPQTETWRYIRTLRGHSSWVKSVAFHPDGQTLASGSQRDGIKIWDIKVGNEIRTIKEPMDQSWVNSVAFSPDGQSLASDTGGFQAIKIWDWRTGNELRTFGALSLGHSNLAKTVAIFSTSVVGHSNTIKSLTFNSDGQTFASGSADETIKIWDIKKGKEIRTLTGHSSGVESVAFDPEGKILASGSHDKTTKVWDWRTGEELCTLRGHGDSVKAVALSPDGETLASGSEDNTIGLWDVRTGREIHTLTGHSDVVFSVAFNADGKTLASGSGDKTIKLWDVKTGKEIRTFKGHSKSVYSVAFSTDGQSLASGSEDQTIMIWRRDSTPPDLPVIPASTSQPRTRNWSCELTLTGHSRGVESVAISPDGQTLASGSNDKTIKVWRLSTGEELHTLVGHSGWFAGVHSVAISPDGQTVASGSMDSTIKLWQLDTGRQIRTFTGHSQLVKSVAISPDGQTLISGSGDRNIKLWQLGTGREISTLKGHSSTINSVAISPDGQTLASCSDDKTIKVWCVDSGKLIHTLTGHSGWVHSVAFSPDGQTLASGGSYEDKTIKLWRLSTGEELFTLTGHSDWVLSVAFSPDGQILASSSKDKTIIVWQLDTGEEICTLTGHSDIVSSVAFSPDGQTLVSGSNDNTIMIWCVSP from the coding sequence ATGACTCAGCCAAATCTTCTGGAACTTGCTAAGCAGGGAAATCCGAAGGCGATAGCTGCCCTAATGAACCGCCAGTTGCAGCCCAAGGGTATTACTGCGAAAGCTGGCATGAAAAATGGGTGTTTACAAATCATGTTGGAATCAGCTCAAGTGCCAAATCAACAAGCTCTAGTTACCCTCATCCGTAAGGCGGTGATGAGCTTGAAAGCTGAGTCTGTCAAAAAAGTAAAGATCTACGGGCGACAAACAGGTGAAGAATTTCCCGCTTGGGATCAAGAGTTTGATGTAATCGCACAAAGCGTATCGCTAGCTACACCAGTTGTTGCCACATCTGTATCACAGCCTCAAACCGAGACTTGGAGATATATACGCACTCTCCGAGGGCATTCAAGTTGGGTTAAATCCGTCGCTTTTCATCCCGATGGTCAGACTCTTGCTAGTGGCAGCCAGAGGGACGGCATCAAAATTTGGGATATCAAGGTAGGCAATGAAATCCGCACCATTAAGGAGCCAATGGATCAAAGTTGGGTTAATTCTGTCGCTTTTAGCCCAGATGGACAAAGCTTAGCTAGTGATACTGGAGGCTTTCAAGCCATCAAGATTTGGGATTGGCGCACGGGCAATGAACTCCGTACCTTCGGCGCTTTGTCTTTAGGACATTCAAACCTGGCTAAGACTGTTGCTATCTTCAGCACTTCTGTTGTTGGGCATTCAAACACGATTAAATCGCTCACCTTCAATTCGGATGGACAGACTTTTGCCAGTGGGAGTGCAGACGAAACCATAAAGATTTGGGATATCAAGAAGGGAAAAGAGATACGTACCCTTACAGGGCATTCATCGGGGGTTGAGTCTGTTGCCTTCGATCCCGAAGGGAAGATTCTCGCTAGTGGTAGTCACGACAAAACTACCAAGGTTTGGGATTGGCGCACAGGCGAAGAACTTTGCACCCTCAGAGGGCATGGAGACTCAGTTAAAGCAGTTGCTTTAAGTCCAGATGGTGAAACTCTTGCTAGTGGCAGTGAGGACAATACTATTGGGCTTTGGGATGTCAGGACAGGTAGGGAAATCCACACTCTAACGGGGCATTCAGACGTTGTCTTCTCTGTTGCCTTCAATGCTGATGGCAAAACCCTCGCTAGTGGCAGTGGAGACAAAACTATCAAGCTTTGGGATGTCAAAACTGGCAAGGAAATCCGCACCTTTAAAGGGCATTCCAAATCTGTTTATTCAGTCGCTTTTAGTACGGATGGACAAAGTCTAGCCAGTGGTTCCGAGGATCAGACAATCATGATTTGGCGGCGTGATTCAACACCCCCAGACTTGCCAGTGATTCCTGCGTCTACCTCACAACCTCGAACAAGAAACTGGAGTTGTGAACTTACCCTAACGGGGCATTCACGCGGGGTTGAATCCGTCGCTATCAGCCCAGACGGGCAGACTCTTGCAAGTGGGAGTAATGACAAAACCATCAAGGTTTGGCGACTAAGTACGGGTGAAGAATTGCACACCCTAGTAGGACATTCAGGTTGGTTTGCAGGAGTTCATTCCGTTGCCATTAGCCCGGATGGCCAGACAGTAGCTAGTGGCAGTATGGATAGCACCATCAAGCTGTGGCAGCTAGATACAGGCAGGCAAATCCGTACTTTTACCGGGCATTCACAGTTGGTTAAGTCCGTTGCCATTAGTCCGGATGGGCAGACTTTAATTAGTGGTAGTGGTGACAGAAACATCAAGCTGTGGCAGCTAGGCACAGGCAGAGAAATTAGCACGCTCAAAGGACATTCAAGCACAATTAATTCGGTAGCCATCAGCCCGGATGGGCAGACTCTTGCAAGTTGTAGTGATGACAAAACCATTAAAGTCTGGTGTGTAGACAGTGGTAAACTAATTCACACCTTAACAGGACACTCAGGCTGGGTTCATTCCGTTGCCTTTAGTCCAGATGGGCAAACCCTAGCTAGTGGTGGAAGTTATGAGGACAAGACCATCAAGCTTTGGCGGTTGAGTACAGGCGAAGAACTTTTTACTCTCACAGGACATTCAGATTGGGTTCTTTCTGTCGCTTTCAGTCCAGATGGACAGATTCTAGCCAGTAGCAGTAAAGACAAAACCATCATTGTTTGGCAGTTGGATACAGGTGAAGAAATCTGTACGCTCACAGGGCATTCAGATATAGTTTCTTCCGTCGCTTTCAGTCCAGATGGGCAGACATTAGTCAGCGGTAGTAATGACAACACTATTATGATTTGGTGTGTGTCTCCCTAA
- the cobA gene encoding uroporphyrinogen-III C-methyltransferase produces MGKVYLVGAGPGNIEYLTIRAQQLLEQAEVLIYDALVDERLLTLVPPNCIQFDMGKRGGRPSPSQSEINQLMVEQCRQGKQVVRLKSGDPFIFGRATSEILSLQEANCPFEVVPGISSALAAPLLAGIPLTDTVLSRGFAVVSAHEPEELDWEALARLETVVILMGTRHLGEIVKQLQRHKRSPSSPIAVIRDCGRPEQQVWVGTLKDIVKQTTGISLSPAVIVIGEVVGLRDYLQSPSEPEVPSSPEVVIGEELRVEAWDVKPLPELKVDTSPGEELPVLNLEQWNVEPSPELNDDTLPPEESPGFNVAQWDVKPLPELKVDNPPPEESPDLTIEQLNIEISQALEVNPLPVEPSPENLQPVNLQPVNLQLDNVQPSPLTPSLPLTGKTVLVTRSAGQSSHFSYLLQQEGAEVIEMPALVITPPSSWEELDHAIAQLYNFDWLILTSSNGVEYFFERLHAQGKTNRALGTVQIAVVGKKTAASLKAHGLEPDFIPPNFVADSLVEHFPEPLEGKSILFPRVESGGRDVLVKQITAQGAEVTEVAAYESGCPAQMAPAAKTALQQQRVDIITFASSKTVKHFVQLLETSLPEDAPGLPIAQSRLENVCVASIGPQTSITCRQLLGRVDVEAQEYTLEGLIQAIVQWTTDRY; encoded by the coding sequence ATGGGCAAAGTTTACCTGGTAGGTGCAGGGCCGGGAAATATCGAATATCTCACAATTCGGGCACAGCAGTTGCTGGAACAAGCCGAGGTACTCATCTACGATGCCTTAGTCGATGAGCGATTGTTGACGTTAGTGCCCCCCAACTGCATTCAGTTCGATATGGGGAAACGGGGTGGACGCCCCAGCCCGTCCCAATCCGAGATTAACCAATTGATGGTAGAACAGTGTCGGCAAGGCAAACAGGTTGTCAGGCTCAAAAGTGGCGATCCGTTTATTTTTGGTCGCGCTACCTCGGAAATCTTATCCTTGCAGGAAGCTAACTGTCCGTTTGAGGTGGTGCCGGGAATTTCCTCCGCCCTAGCGGCACCGTTACTCGCTGGAATTCCCCTCACGGATACCGTATTGAGTCGAGGCTTTGCGGTGGTGAGTGCCCATGAACCAGAAGAGTTGGACTGGGAAGCGTTGGCACGGCTGGAGACAGTGGTGATTTTGATGGGTACACGTCATCTGGGGGAAATTGTCAAGCAATTGCAACGCCATAAGCGATCGCCTTCTTCACCCATCGCCGTGATTCGTGATTGTGGACGCCCCGAACAACAGGTTTGGGTCGGCACTTTAAAGGATATCGTTAAGCAAACAACGGGTATCTCTCTCTCCCCAGCGGTGATTGTCATCGGTGAAGTGGTGGGGTTACGGGACTATTTGCAATCCCCCAGTGAACCAGAAGTGCCCTCTTCTCCGGAAGTGGTTATTGGTGAAGAGTTGAGGGTGGAAGCGTGGGACGTTAAACCTTTACCCGAATTGAAGGTTGATACGTCGCCCGGTGAAGAGTTGCCCGTCTTAAACCTGGAACAGTGGAACGTTGAACCTTCACCCGAATTGAATGATGACACATTGCCCCCTGAAGAGTCACCCGGATTTAATGTGGCACAGTGGGACGTTAAACCTTTACCCGAATTGAAGGTTGACAATCCGCCCCCTGAAGAGTCACCCGACTTGACAATTGAACAACTCAACATTGAAATTTCACAAGCCCTAGAGGTGAACCCGTTGCCCGTTGAACCTTCTCCAGAAAACTTACAACCTGTTAACCTTCAACCTGTTAACCTTCAACTCGATAACGTGCAACCTTCCCCCCTCACCCCATCGTTACCATTGACGGGTAAAACCGTCTTAGTCACCCGTTCAGCGGGACAATCTAGCCATTTTAGCTACCTTCTGCAACAAGAAGGAGCCGAGGTGATTGAAATGCCTGCCTTGGTGATTACTCCGCCGTCTAGTTGGGAGGAGTTGGATCATGCGATCGCTCAACTCTATAACTTTGATTGGTTAATTCTCACCTCTAGCAACGGCGTTGAGTACTTTTTTGAACGACTGCACGCCCAAGGAAAAACCAACCGTGCCTTAGGTACGGTGCAAATTGCGGTGGTGGGCAAAAAAACAGCCGCTAGTCTTAAAGCACACGGATTGGAACCTGACTTTATTCCTCCCAATTTTGTGGCAGATTCCCTCGTCGAGCACTTCCCAGAACCCCTAGAGGGTAAAAGCATCTTGTTTCCCCGTGTGGAAAGCGGGGGCAGAGATGTTTTGGTGAAGCAGATTACCGCCCAAGGCGCAGAAGTCACAGAAGTTGCCGCCTATGAGTCAGGGTGCCCTGCCCAAATGGCACCTGCCGCTAAGACAGCTCTGCAACAACAAAGGGTAGATATTATCACCTTTGCCAGTTCCAAAACCGTCAAGCACTTTGTTCAACTCTTAGAAACATCCCTACCGGAAGATGCCCCAGGGCTTCCTATTGCCCAATCCCGACTCGAAAACGTCTGTGTCGCCTCCATTGGCCCGCAAACGTCCATCACTTGCCGTCAACTGTTGGGGCGAGTGGATGTGGAAGCCCAGGAATATACTTTAGAAGGTCTGATTCAGGCAATTGTGCAGTGGACGACAGACAGATATTGA
- a CDS encoding element excision factor XisH family protein — translation MFEFYLAVGQFINYRFLLNKVEADRELYLGVPVETYETFFRRETVREMTQAYRLKIAVYNPDLEAIEQWIE, via the coding sequence CTGTTTGAGTTTTACCTCGCCGTTGGTCAGTTTATCAACTATCGCTTTCTCCTCAACAAAGTTGAGGCAGACCGAGAACTCTACCTTGGAGTTCCAGTTGAGACTTACGAAACATTCTTCAGGCGCGAGACGGTGCGAGAAATGACTCAAGCTTACCGTCTCAAAATTGCAGTTTATAACCCAGACTTGGAGGCGATCGAGCAATGGATCGAGTAG